A genomic segment from Halomonas sp. TA22 encodes:
- a CDS encoding MltR family transcriptional regulator, which yields MQLKAGALQHDINQFLDEANRENASGTERGLVLVWAAMLDEMLSRLLERFLVEDKVTQEVLRDGPSGPLTSFSSRTKVAFSLGLIAKDEMQAINKVRTIRNDFAHKVGISLEGQSFRSKCEDLYSKTVGDAATFEARHFYSAGCARLLLVLSNRISEIEGERCQKRTESKPLQQR from the coding sequence GTGCAACTAAAAGCGGGAGCTTTACAGCATGACATTAACCAATTTCTTGATGAAGCCAATCGAGAGAACGCGAGTGGCACCGAACGTGGTCTCGTTCTTGTGTGGGCTGCAATGCTCGACGAGATGCTATCTAGGCTGTTAGAGCGCTTTTTGGTCGAGGACAAAGTGACTCAAGAAGTTTTGCGTGACGGGCCTAGCGGTCCACTGACGTCGTTTTCTTCTCGTACCAAGGTTGCTTTTTCGTTGGGGCTGATCGCGAAAGATGAGATGCAGGCTATTAATAAAGTGCGAACCATAAGAAATGACTTTGCGCACAAAGTAGGGATTTCGCTCGAGGGCCAAAGCTTTCGAAGCAAGTGCGAGGACCTCTATAGTAAGACGGTTGGTGATGCTGCTACGTTTGAGGCACGACATTTTTATTCAGCGGGCTGCGCGCGTTTATTGCTGGTGCTAAGCAACCGTATTTCTGAAATTGAAGGCGAGCGTTGTCAAAAGAGGACTGAATCAAAGCCTCTACAGCAACGATAG
- the nirD gene encoding nitrite reductase small subunit NirD: MSTATALKEETAVSLQTICTKADLVEFSGVAAWIETEQGPAQVAIFFLPDRDTELYAIDHRDPFSGANVIARGIVGDIKGEPVVASPVYKQHFRLEDGQCVEDESVKLRTWPVHFDGDKVVIEV; encoded by the coding sequence AGGAAGAGACCGCCGTGAGCTTGCAAACGATCTGCACCAAAGCCGATCTGGTTGAATTCTCTGGCGTTGCCGCCTGGATCGAAACCGAGCAGGGCCCGGCTCAGGTAGCGATCTTCTTCCTGCCCGATCGCGACACCGAGCTCTACGCCATCGACCACCGCGACCCCTTCTCCGGCGCCAACGTGATCGCCCGCGGCATCGTCGGCGATATCAAGGGCGAGCCGGTGGTCGCCTCCCCCGTCTACAAGCAGCACTTCCGCCTGGAAGATGGCCAGTGCGTGGAAGACGAGAGCGTGAAACTGCGCACCTGGCCGGTGCACTTCGATGGGGACAAGGTGGTGATCGAGGTGTGA
- a CDS encoding IS3 family transposase has product MGKKYVFLAVVLDLFSRRIISWRLGERLSGDFARATLREAFTSRNPAPDPLFHTDRGIEYRVHKTQVLLNQHRVRHSMNRPGQCTDNAEVESFFKTLKGELLHATSFMTLRQLRKHIKGYIDGYYNSHRLHSGLGYRTPVEFEEVN; this is encoded by the coding sequence TTGGGTAAGAAATACGTTTTTCTGGCGGTGGTCCTGGACCTCTTCTCACGTCGAATCATCAGCTGGCGATTGGGAGAAAGGCTGAGTGGAGACTTTGCCCGAGCCACGCTGCGCGAGGCCTTCACAAGCAGGAATCCAGCACCTGACCCGCTGTTCCATACGGATCGCGGCATCGAGTACCGGGTTCACAAGACCCAGGTGCTGCTGAATCAACACCGGGTACGGCACAGCATGAACCGCCCGGGACAATGCACCGACAATGCCGAAGTGGAGTCCTTCTTTAAAACGCTGAAGGGAGAATTGCTGCACGCCACCAGCTTCATGACGTTGCGTCAGTTACGAAAACATATAAAGGGCTATATTGATGGCTATTATAACAGCCATCGGCTGCACAGTGGCCTTGGTTACCGGACTCCGGTAGAGTTCGAGGAGGTTAACTGA
- a CDS encoding transposase, whose protein sequence is MPEMITGKKTQRYSTEFKVKAVEWSHQAHRSVQGVAEALDIHPFMLSRWRKEYREGQFAMKRVKKAPPDAKQKIQEQDEVARLKRRVSELEEENDILKKFQRFQAEERRKRSGSSGNTEDSTR, encoded by the coding sequence ATGCCCGAGATGATCACGGGGAAGAAAACGCAACGCTATAGCACCGAGTTCAAAGTCAAAGCGGTGGAGTGGAGCCACCAGGCCCACCGGAGCGTCCAGGGAGTGGCTGAAGCACTGGATATCCACCCCTTCATGCTGTCACGCTGGCGAAAGGAATACCGAGAGGGACAGTTCGCCATGAAACGGGTCAAGAAAGCCCCGCCTGATGCTAAGCAGAAGATCCAGGAGCAGGATGAGGTCGCTCGTCTGAAGCGCCGCGTATCGGAGCTTGAGGAGGAGAATGACATCCTAAAAAAGTTTCAACGTTTTCAGGCAGAGGAACGACGGAAGCGTTCCGGTTCGTCTGGAAACACCGAGGACAGCACGAGGTAA
- a CDS encoding IS3 family transposase, protein MLCRHLNISRSGYYAWANRKPSQRDAENADLLLKVRRVYNASKGRYGSPRVYQALRREGLVVGENRVARLMREWGMKARVTRVYRRLSKRRDDLKALPNYRLEAKKPVAVNQSVEQ, encoded by the coding sequence GTGCTGTGTCGCCACCTGAACATCTCTCGGTCTGGCTACTACGCCTGGGCAAACCGGAAGCCCAGCCAGAGAGACGCTGAAAATGCAGACCTGCTGTTGAAGGTCCGCAGAGTCTACAACGCCAGCAAGGGCCGTTATGGCAGTCCCCGGGTCTATCAGGCCCTGCGCCGAGAAGGTCTTGTAGTGGGTGAGAACCGGGTGGCCAGACTGATGAGGGAATGGGGTATGAAGGCCCGAGTCACGCGTGTCTATCGCCGCCTGAGCAAACGTCGGGACGACCTGAAAGCCCTGCCAAATTACCGGCTCGAGGCCAAAAAGCCGGTTGCGGTAAACCAGTCAGTGGAGCAGTGA
- the radC gene encoding DNA repair protein RadC, translating to MTQLSFSSFDSSLLVRDAQGRYLQASVDQILDAARQVIDQKIQRGMSFTSPALVKEYLCAKLAGFEHEVFAVLFLDSQHRLIEYTEMFRGTIDSASVYPREVVKEALRLNAAAVIFSHNHPSGNSEPSRADEAITNRLKEALALVDVRSLDHVIVAGSDTMSFAERGLI from the coding sequence ATGACACAACTGTCCTTTTCCTCGTTCGATTCCTCTCTGCTGGTCCGTGACGCGCAAGGGCGCTACCTGCAGGCGTCGGTAGATCAGATTCTTGACGCCGCGCGTCAGGTCATCGACCAGAAAATACAGCGGGGTATGTCCTTCACCTCACCGGCACTCGTCAAAGAGTACCTGTGTGCCAAGCTGGCTGGTTTCGAGCACGAAGTCTTTGCGGTACTCTTCCTCGACTCGCAGCATCGCCTGATCGAATACACCGAGATGTTCCGGGGCACCATCGACAGTGCTTCGGTGTATCCACGCGAGGTGGTCAAGGAGGCCCTGAGGCTCAATGCGGCGGCGGTGATATTCTCGCATAATCACCCCAGCGGAAATTCCGAGCCGAGCCGTGCCGATGAAGCCATCACCAATCGGCTCAAGGAGGCTCTGGCGCTGGTGGATGTACGCTCGCTGGATCATGTCATTGTCGCCGGTAGCGATACTATGTCCTTTGCCGAACGTGGCCTGATCTGA